A stretch of Colletotrichum lupini chromosome 2, complete sequence DNA encodes these proteins:
- a CDS encoding C2H2 finger domain-containing protein → MVQSQNIATICVGTSATNPSPLYSRSSAPPSATDQSRTMSCTAGYNPRYLSHTTSNVELLSLFSFTISALHSLFPELLQTAKTAAISQTMAPSSYYINRNRRLVQVDVPFECIATAFPFISRMSPRRRRNTITPDSDASFPLDKDSCGVSNGVSHASDQRAGLDTLPIGVEAFHDDDDGKTLYDGDGDDDDDDDDEILSEDKDYDMEDQMKLFDGNVHPSEYWLRELESFNEDSFACQDYSLGTTVLLDAVEGQWHQFCAVIKRDVQQCYATISTSIMHTFFDWLLNQKVGKDGRRKRGIKKKSSLGTYWKVFRLVYERAVGDKLDLKLNRSMHREGNSPGPKPVLQLTSPGSATLIEEQNETTLSIIKKSFKLRELRILAVLFLLLLAPVGSRPMATLNLRFKDIRVALARDPEGGLHKLLLWLTPEFTKTYLGEKEQKTYTIPETMFDPSLLLSPHVFLLGIIFRYRAFCAPSLTSPHHLQSLDIHPGEKELPLPLREDLNQTFIFRRAVETLTGYQMSRNQRISYGMMAAWVKRIGEIMGLKDPTIAYNLRYNAANVFDQIDVSEALRNLAMGHGNSDPFQRHYLGRNISAGLWGIRRLIDLTVGQSASVATHSTIRALMEAIPKLPLGSKEYKEAKRMMRKEKERLRRDLKQQIRDEWTDQQATDDIERRIRGVGFAKPATMDPCHPQRPAQKRLLAKLTAPVVTTLEGQYRRRDDAIEAVSAYCLVQEGCYPRESTPLYEATLSVFVADKEERLRRCFVCIGQALCLPTDDEQRLNELMHEFYTSNDLTKHFKRKHLDKIAGCDQVDCKVCDMTLNNKMHFQRHARDIHGTQTSTYAGTSLKFERIGRRHDRMQCLMPSAITWNKVTSVSRHFKCVPGHMLRRDVSPPQEHGLGNKYHN, encoded by the exons AGCCGCCATTTCTCAAACAATGGCTCCCTCCtcatactatataaatcgcAATCGCCGCTTGGTTCAGGTCGATGTTCCCTTCGAATGCATTGCCACCGCG TTCCCTTTCATTTCCAGAATGTCACCGCGACGACGGCGAAATACAATTACTCCCGACTCCGATGCCTCTTTCCCCCTCGACAAAGATAGTTGCGGCGTATCCAATGGGGTCTCTCACGCCAGCGATCAGCGAGCTGGCTTAGACACTTTGCCAATCGGAGTCGAAGCTTTCCatgatgacgacgacggcAAAACCCTATACGATGGAgacggcgacgacgacgacgacgacgacgacgaaatCCTTTCCGAAGACAAGGATTACGATATGGAAGACCAGATGAAGCTCTTTGACGGGAATGTGCATCCATCTGAATACTGGCTGCGCGAGCTAGAGAGCTTCAACGAGGATTCCTTCGCCTGTCAAGACTACAGTCTGGGGACGACGGTGCTCCTCGATGCCGTCGAGGGACAATGGCACCA ATTTTGCGCTGTTATCAAGCGCGACGTCCAACAGTGTTACGCGACCATCTCGACCAGCATCATGCATACCTTCTTCGATTGGTTACTCAACCAAAAGGTCGGCAAGGACGGCAGGAGGAAACGTGGAATCAAGAAGAAAAGTTCGCTGGGAACATACTGGAAGGTCTTTCGGCTCGTCTACGAGAGAGCCGTGGGCGATAAGCTTGATCTAAAGCTGAACCGCAGCATGCACAGGGAAGGTAACTCTCCCGGACCTAAGCCAGTCCTACAACTAACTAGCCCAGGTTCTGCGACGCTTATTGAAGAG CAGAATGAGACTACGCTTAGCATAATAAAGAAGTCCTTTAAGCTTAGGGAACTGCGTATCCTCGCCGTACTCTTTCTCCTCCTGCTTGCCCCTGTTGGTTCTCGGCCAATGGCGACGCTCAACCTACGATTCAAGGACATTCGGGTCGCTTTGGCAAGGGACCCAGAGGGCGGGCTACATAAGCTTCTTCTTTGGCTCACTCCTGAATtcactaaaacctacctcgGCGAAAAGGAACA GAAAACATACACGATCCCCGAAACCATGTTTGATCCGTCCTTGCTCTTAAGCCCCCACGTCTTTCTCCTGGGCATTATTTTCCGTTACCGAGCTTTCTGTGCACCAAGTCTTACCTCGCCGCATCACCTTCAAAGCCTTGATATACATCCTGGCGAGAAAGAGCTTCCCTTGCCGTTGAGGGAGGACCTCAACCAGACCTTCATTTTTCGTCGAGCTGTCGAGACTTTGACAGGTTATCAGATGTCCCGTAATCAACGCATATCTTATGGTATGATGGCAGCCTGGGTCAAGAGAATTGGCGAAATTATGGGGCTTAAGGACCCTACGATAGCCTATAATCTGCGCTACAACGCTGCCAATGTATTTGACCAAA TCGACGTCAGCGAGGCTCTGAGAAATTTAGCCATGGGACACGGCAATTCCGACCCTTTCCAGAGGCACTATCTTGGGCGCAACATCTCTGCTGGTCTCTGGGGTATC CGTCGTCTAATCGATCTGACGGTAGGGCAGTCTGCCTCTGTTGCGACGCATTCAACCATAAGAGCACTTATGGAAGCTATTCCGAAACTGCCTCTGGGCTCTAAAGAATACAAAGAAGCTAAACGGATGATGCGCAAAGAAAAGGAGAGACTCAGGAGAGATCTGAAACAGCAAATCAGGGACGAATGGACTGACCAGCAAGCCACAGACGACATCGAGCGCCGAATTCGCGGCGTTGGGTTTGCCAAACCGGCAACAATGGATCCCTGTCACCCTCAGAGACCAGCACAAAAGCGATTGCTCGCCAAGCTCACAGCCCCAGTTGTCACGACACTGGAAGGGCAGTACCGTCGAAGAGACGATGCTATCGAAGCGGTGTCTGCGTACTGTCTTGTTCAAGAAGGAT GCTACCCACGAGAAAGCACCCCTTTATACGAAGCTACACTGTCCGTATTTGTTGCTGACAAGGAAGAGCGGCTAAGACGATGCTTCGTGTGTATTGGTCAAGCCTTGTGTCTGCCTACGGATGATGAACAGCGGTTGAACGAACTTATGCACGAGTTCTACACCTCTAATGACTTGACCAAACACTTCAAACGAAAGCACCTTGACAAAATCGCAGGCTGCGATCAGGTAGACTGCAAGGTTTGCGACATGACTCTCAACAACAAGATGCATTTTCAGCGTCATGCCCGCGACATTCACGGGACC CAGACCTCTACATACGCAGGCACCTCTCTCAAATTCGAACGCATCGGGCGAAGGCATGACAGAATGCAGTGTTTGATGCCCTCAGCCATCAC ATGGAATAAGGTCACTTCGGTATCGCGTCACTTCAAATGCGTACCTGGGCACATGTTGCGGCGTGATGTCTCGCCGCCACAGGAGCATGGACTGGGCAACAAGTACCACAATTGA
- a CDS encoding mannitol dehydrogenase domain-containing protein: MPHSTESLKLTSNNLSSISSQEGKQTVKVPTYDRTVVKEGIVHVGVGGFHRAHLAVYIDRLLQKHDERDWAICGVGLRPNDAAMRDVLSAQDHLYTLIERSAKGSNASVIGSINSFLFAPDDREAVIAKMAHPDTKIVSLTITESGYYYNENTHQLQSEHPDIQHDLANEDQPISIFGFLYAALARRHANGQKPFTVLSCDNMQKNGSITRSMLESFARLKNPEIAAWIAEKGGFPNAMVDRITPSTSQNDIKSLAEVFGIEDGWPVVTEPFMQWVVEDKFCDGRPPFEKVGVQIVEGVHEVEQFEKHKLRLLNASHSAMAYPGQLAGFKYVHEVMEHPIYRKFVWQMMQEEVKPLLPEIPGVDIDEYCNTLMERFSNPTIMDQIPRVALGASGKIPQFIMPSIAEQIWTTGPFRRLCFVAGAWFRYINGVDDEGKTFTVDDPMREELQALAKAGGNDPRQLLSVKILFGDDLRGDQRFIDEVTKAMELIAKDGVMATIPKYVD, encoded by the coding sequence ATGCCTCACAGCACGGAGAGCCTCAAGCTCACCAGCAACAACCTGTCCTCAATCTCCTCTCAGGAAGGCAAGCAGACCGTAAAGGTCCCCACGTACGACCGCACCGTCGTCAAGGAGGGCATCGTCCACGTCGGAGTCGGCGGCTTCCACAGAGCTCACTTGGCTGTCTACATCGACCGCCTCCTCCAGAAGCACGATGAGCGCGACTGGGCCATCTGCGGCGTCGGCCTCCGGCCCAACGACGCCGCCATGCGCGACGTCCTGAGCGCCCAGGACCACCTCTACACACTCATCGAGCGCTCCGCAAAGGGCAGCAACGCCAGCGTCATTGGCAGCATCAACTCGTTCCTCTTCGCGCCCGACGACCGCGAGGCCGTTATCGCCAAGATGGCTCACCCGGACACCAAGATTGTGTCCCTGACCATCACTGAGAGCGGCTACTACTACAACGAGAACACGCACCAGCTGCAATCGGAGCACCCCGACATCCAGCACGACCTGGCCAACGAGGACCAGCCCATCAGCATCTTTGGCTTCCTCTACGCCGCGCTGGCTAGGCGTCACGCCAACGGCCAGAAGCCCTTCACCGTCCTCTCCTGCGACAACATGCAGAAGAACGGCTCTATCACCCGCTCCATGCTCGAGTCCTTCGCCCGCCTCAAGAACCCAGAGATCGCCGCGTGGATCGCCGAGAAGGGCGGCTTCCCTAACGCCATGGTCGACCGCATCACCCCCAGTACCTCCCAGAACGACATCAAGTCGCTCGCAGAGGTCTTTGGCATCGAGGACGGCTGGCCCGTCGTCACCGAGCCCTTTATGCAGTGGGTCGTCGAGGACAAGTTCTGCGACGGCCGCCCGCCCTTTGAGAAGGTCGGCGTCCAGATCGTCGAGGGCGTCCACGAGGTCGAGCAGTTCGAGAAGCACAAGCTCCGCCTCCTCAACGCCTCGCACTCCGCCATGGCCTACCCCGGCCAGCTCGCCGGCTTCAAGTACGTCCACGAGGTCATGGAGCACCCCATCTACCGCAAGTTCGTCTGGCAGATGATGCAGGAGGAGGTCAAGCCCCTGCTTCCCGAGATCCCCGGCGTCGACATTGACGAGTACTGCAACACCCTCATGGAGCGCTTCTCCAACCCCACCATCATGGATCAGATCCCCCGCGTCGCCCTCGGCGCCTCGGGCAAGATCCCACAGTTCATCATGCCCTCCATTGCCGAGCAGATCTGGACCACGGGCCCCTTCCGCCGCCTGTGCTTCGTCGCCGGCGCCTGGTTCCGCTACATCAACGGTGTCGACGACGAGGGCAAGACCTTCACTGTCGACGACCCGATGCGCGAGGAGCTCCAGGCCTTGGCAAAGGCCGGCGGCAACGACCCGCGCCAGCTCCTCAGCGTCAAGATTCTCTTCGGTGACGACTTGCGCGGCGACCAGCGCTTCATTGATGAGGTCACCAAGGCCATGGAGCTCATCGCCAAGGATGGCGTGATGGCCACCATTCCCAAGTATGTTGATTAA